The proteins below come from a single Biomphalaria glabrata chromosome 10, xgBioGlab47.1, whole genome shotgun sequence genomic window:
- the LOC129928686 gene encoding probable phosphorylase b kinase regulatory subunit beta, with protein MLNIKLNGFYMLSKHQILRNQSPINGLFPSIGSDKNTNRIAHVQDSIYCAVAVWSLAQVYNQIFIRIDSNPLLVNVSLKIDDDQGSIISWAKLMIGMLQCWIFKLASFSLRATMVHLKHFSMCNVGYDRQIK; from the exons ATGCTGAACATAAAACTTAATGGTTTTTATATGCTCT CAAAACATCAAATCTTGCGAAACCAGAGTCCTATCAATGGTCTTTTTCCTTCTATTGGTTCTGACAAGAATACAAATAGAATAGCTCATGTTCAGGATTCTATTTACTGTGCAGTTGCTGTTTGGTCACTGGCTCAAGTTTATAA TCAGATTTTCATCAGAATAGATAGCAATCCTTTGTTAGTCAATGTCTCACT AAAGATTGATGATGACCAGGGCAGTATCATTAGTTGGGCCAAGCTGATGATAGGTATGTTGCAATGTTGGATATTcaagttggcctccttcagtcttagagcgactatggttcatctcaaacacttttccATGTGCAATGTTGGATATGACAGGCAGATAAAGTGA